A genomic window from Salvia miltiorrhiza cultivar Shanhuang (shh) chromosome 5, IMPLAD_Smil_shh, whole genome shotgun sequence includes:
- the LOC131025448 gene encoding thiamine biosynthetic bifunctional enzyme TH1, chloroplastic, which produces MMIDIHLHANSQLHLLNFTHSHHRNFPHFVSRRFRTTGVPHLRAMQQQQEPANVRVPHVLTVAGSDSGAGAGIQADLKACAARGVYCSTVITAVTAQNTAGVQGVNVIPEDFVGKQLRSVLSDMHPDVVKTGMLPSPGIVKVLCQSLKEFQVRALVVDPVMVSTSGDVLAGPSVLDTLREELLPLADIVTPNLREASALLGGVALETVADMHFAAKKIYDLGCRNVLVKGGDLPNCSDAVDVLFDGKQLFEFRAARIRTSNTHGTGCTLASAIAAELARGSPLFSAIKIAKLYVESALDYSKDILIGEGHQGPFDHLLKLKNNTLNQCVPRPFDPSSLLLYAVTDSRMNKKWGRSISDAVQAAIEGGATIVQLREKDAGTGDFLEAARACVEICHSHGVPLLINDRIDIALACDADGVHIGQSDMPARVARMLLGPDKIIGVSCKTPAQAEKAWVDGADYIGCGGVYPTNTKQNNITVGLDGLKTVCLSSKLPVVGIGGIGISNVKSVMGLGVPNLKGVAVVSALFDRESVTSETQGLLSVIMDSRRQ; this is translated from the exons ATGATGATAGATATTCACCTGCACGCCAATTCCCAACTCCATCTTCTCAACTTCACTCATTCTCATCACCGTAATTTCCCGCATTTTGTCTCTAGAAGGTTCCGTACAACTGGGGTTCCTCATCTGCGAGCTATGCAGCAACAACAAGAGCCGGCCAATGTACGAGTCCCGCACGTGCTCACCGTCGCTGGCTCCGATTCCGGCGCCGGCGCTGGAATCCAAGCTGACTTGAAGGCTTGCGCTGCCCGCGGTGTTTACTGCTCCACCGTTATCACCGCTGTCACGGCTCAGAACACTGCCGGAGTTCAG GGAGTGAATGTTATACCCGAGGATTTCGTTGGAAAACAGCTGAGGTCGGTGCTATCGGATATGCATCCTGATGTT GTTAAAACTGGTATGCTTCCTTCACCTGGCATAGTGAAGGTCTTGTGTCAAAGCCTCAAGGAATTCCAAGTTAGAG CTCTGGTGGTTGATCCTGTCATGGTATCTACAAGTGGGGATGTACTAGCTGGTCCTTCTGTTCTGGACACCTTGAG GGAGGAGCTTCTTCCACTGGCTGATATAGTAACTCCTAATTTAAGAGAGGCATCTGCTTTACTTGGTGGAGTCGCACTTGAAACAGTTGCTGACATGCATTTTGCAGCAAAAAAGATTTATGATCTTGGCTGTCG AAATGTTCTTGTGAAAGGAGGCGACCTTCCTAATTGCTCTGATGCAGTTGATGTTCTATTCGATG GTAAGCAGTTATTTGAATTTCGAGCAGCCCGGATAAGAACTTCTAATACTCATGGAACTGGCTGTACTTTGGCATCAGCTATAGCAGCGGAGCTTGCCAGAGGTTCTCCACTGTTCTCTGCTATTAAG ATAGCTAAGCTTTATGTTGAATCTGCCCTGGATTATAGTAAGGATATTCTTATTGGAGAAGGACATCAAGGTCCCTTCGACCATTTACTGAAGCTCAAGAATAATACCCTGAACCAATGCGTGCCTCGACCGTTTGACCCAAGCAGTCTTCTCTTGTATGCTGTCACAGACTCCAGGATGAACAAAAAGTGGGGTCGATCCATAAGTGATGCTGTCCAAGCTGCCATAGAAGGAGGTGCTACTATAGTTCAGCTGAG GGAAAAGGATGCCGGCACTGGGGATTTTCTGGAAGCAGCCAGAGCATGTGTCGAGATATGCCACTCCCATGGCGTACCTTTGCTGATCAACGACAGAATTGATATTGCCCTCGCTTGTGATGCTGATGGAGTTCATATTGGTCAGTCTGACATGCCTGCTCGTGTTGCGAGGATGCTCCTTGGGCCCGACAAGATTATTGGTGTATCTTGCAAGACGCCAGCTCAAGCTGAGAAAGCATGGGTTGATGGGGCTGATTACATTGGTTGTGGCGGCGTATATCCAACAAATACGAAACAGAACAACATCACGGTGGGCTTGGATGGGCTGAAAACGGTATGTTTGTCATCCAAGTTGCCGGTGGTGGGGATTGGCGGAATCGGCATTTCAAATGTGAAATCAGTGATGGGCTTAGGTGTCCCAAATCTTAAAGGAGTCGCAGTTGTATCAGCTCTTTTCGACAGGGAATCTGTTACATCTGAGACGCAAGGTTTGCTAAGTGTGATAATGGATTCAAGAAGGCAATGA